The nucleotide sequence CCgatggtcacctagtccaaccaccCATATATTTGTgggggttgttttcatttttattatgtattttttggttttatatcttgattttattctgagacCCCCGCATATAGGATGGtttataaattcaaacaacaacagcagcagcaacaacaataatagggcACCAAGAAGGTGGTAGCCAGAAAAAGTCTGGGAACCACTGTGTTAAAttggttctcttttttttaagattgcatgtttgtgtctgggcagctgccatataatagtgtagttggaagggaccacaaaggtcctctagtccaaacccctgcaatgcaggaatttcagctaaagcatccctggcagattgccatccaacctctgctcaaaaacctccaaggaagaagagactGTTCACTGTGATGGAATTGTATCTGAGCCAGATGGCACTCCTAGTGAGGAAAGGATCTGTAACACCCAAGACCTTTTGGGAAATCCTGCAGAGTTCAGGCAAGCAGATAGGAAGGAAAAGCATCCTTTCCTCTTTCACTGCATTTAACCCTCAGGGGACCAAAATCTCTTTTGCCTGGGGAATACACAAACTGAATTTATCCGCTTTCCCCTGAGATTAAGCACCTCTTGGGAACCGTAGAACTGACTCCTGAGAAAACCTGCACCCAAGCAAGTTGTAAACGGCTCCTTAGGAATTGCATACTTGTTTTGCTATTACATCTTTTGTAtgggtttattattttgttccctaAAATTTACATGCAGCTTTACTATACATATATGTTTGAGATTTTTTAAATGCACGgttcaggaaaaataaaacaatgacattatcagtaaaaaaagttaaaatgattattttattattaaaaaattattaaaataaacaataaaacccgGATTAAAACACAGTGAAACAACTGCCAGTGAGTTCCGAAGTTGGGTGCAAATATTCTTCAATTTGTTGACTGCTCTTTTGGGCAAATCCGGTACATTGCATTTCCAtgcatttctaaaattaatttcctAATGAGTTGCATGTGCACAGAGAAACAGATCCCTACAACGAACCTAGGATTGCTGGCTCAGATCCTGGCTTTCCTGTGGCCTTCAGCAGCAAACTCGGCCTTAAGGATTTGCTTGCCTGCTTGCCCTCTTGCCCATGTGCCTGGTGGAAAAATGGGCAACCTTTGGCAATAGAAGTGGCAGAGCACCAAACAGACACATTGAGGTCTGTGAAGGCTCTCCGCCACTGGCGAGAAACAGTTCATGCAAACCTTATCGTGAATGACACACATACGGCGGAGGCTGCCAGTGGGGGACACcagtgggcagcttctaacaaggCAGCAAAGATAGCGGCATGAGCCTGAACAACAGCAGATCCCTTGGCTGCAaggaagcagacacacacacacaagctcagcAAGGCAGGGGAGCAACGTCATCAGAGTAAGATGGCCGTTTGctccctgaactcctctcttaTCAGACCAATGAAAGATCCAGTCTACAATTTAATCAGCACAATTCATGTCCGTATTCTGACATTTCACCAAACTAGGATTCCCACACTTGGGTCTCCGGTTCtttcttgactacaactcccatcacccccagctagcagtagtaagggatgatgggaattttagtccagaaATAgcaagagacccaagtttgagaaagcctgcaCTCGAGTATCTGTGCAaatctatctttaaaaaaagcatttaaaacagaatTCAGTGGTTAGCATTGCCTGCTGGATGAGGTTGGATTtccttttggggtgtggggttcAGCAGCTCTCTGCCCAGGAATTCCCAGGAAGGGCTTGTGCATTGTCATGGGAAGTGCGAGCATTTTGGTGAATGACAGAAATACGGGGGGACCAGAGGACAGCTTCTAACAAGGCAGCAATGAaaggggaaagagcaacaggcaTCCATTGGAGAAGATGGGTTAAGTTTGTTGGTCTATTACCTGCACTTTCAGTTATTTGATCAGCAGAGTTCAGTTCCGAAATATTGCCTTTCACTAGACTATGCAACAGGGAAACTGTCTTGTTAACACACATGAATTTCTAAATTTCTGACTGTCCCGTGTAAATCTGATGTATctaaaaattgtatttaaaacacacagtggtgcctcaggttaattTGCCTCTGGGTTATGAAACCTTCGGCTGGCGGACCACGGCAACCCgtaagtaccggaatgggttacttccaggtctctgcacttgcgcatgcacagaagcgcaaaaccaTGCCCACGCATGCTCAGACGGGGCGTTTCAGGTTCCCTAAATTTCGTGttacggacgggcctccggaacggatcccgtccgtaacacgaggtaccactgtaatttggttTTTTAGTGTTGTGTTCTGGATGAGATTgcatcttcttcctttgccacatTATCAAATAAACAGATACCTGCACATAGCTGCATAGTGGATTTCACATGTccagaatgggagggggggggtgtttacgGGAAATACTAGTGGAGGGGAGaacacacagcacaaatacaTAAAACTGAAATTTCCTCATATGCAGATGAAggtgaagaaacacaaaccctgaaacCTTTTAACCTATTAACACTCTAGACACAGGCTTGAAAATCAAGCCTTCAGTACTGTTCTCATTTCTCTCTTGACTGCACATTGCGGTTTAGTATACAGTATGTTTTTCAACAGTATTTGTTCATTAGAGGCATTATCTGAGGGGCTGTATTCTCATTACATCTACTTTACATACTTTACATACGTCAACCGAATACCAGTGAATGCATTTGCTTCTATGAAAAATATCAGTTCAATTCACACCATGGAAAGAAaatagaattttgttgttgtttagttgggtccgactcttcgtgaccccatggaccagagcacgccaggcatgacTATCCATCActttctcccgcagtttggtcaaactcatgttagtagcttcatgagtccaaccatctcgccctctgtcgtccccttctccttgtgccctcaatcttataGCTATGTAAAACTAACTCTGATAAGGAGAACAATATGTAACACAGCcactaaaaggaataaaaattctAATGGAAGCAAGTTCTAATTCTGAACACAATCATTGGCTTACTCTCTGTAGGAGTTATTTGATATGATTAaagatcttcccacactccaacttTTCTGTTTCCCTTGTACGAGTTCTTTTCAGTTTAGTAAGGGAGTCCTTCTCACAGAAGTTCTTTACATTGACCCAAGATTTCTAAAATTTCCtccttgtatgaattctttggtgtctagtaaggctactactgtcactgaagcttctcccacactccgaacatgtatatggtttttctcctgtgtgagttctttgatgtaacGTAAAAGTGCCATTCTGagtgaagctcttgccacactccaagcatttataaggtttctctcctgtgtgcagtcTTTGATGCACAGTAAGCTGCCAactgtggctgaagctctttccacactccaaacatgtatatcgtttctcccctgtatgaattatttgatgccGGGAAAGGGAGTAGAGTTGACCAAAACTcttgccacattcccagcatttataaggtttgctgcctcgatgagtctgttgatgtttagTAAGTCCACTGacctgagtgaagctctttccacactcagaacatgtatgcggtttctcccctgtatgaatttgttGATGCGTGGTAAGGTTGTAACTgtagctgaagctctttccacactctggacatgtatagggtttctctcctgtatgagatcTTTTATGCGACGTAAGGCCACAATTCttcctgaagctccttccacactctgaacatgtatacggtttctcccctgtatgagttcttaggTGGTTAGTAAGGgtaccactgtgactgaagccccttccacactctgaacatgtataaggtctctcccctgtatgagttcgtagaTGCAAGATAAGGGTACTGCTCGAACAGAAGCtcttttgacattcaaaacatttataacgtttctctcctgtatgagttctttgatgtaagGTGAGGCCACCACTTTGagcgaagctctttccacactctgaacatgtatacggtttctcccctgtatgaattctttgatgtgacTTAAAGTTGCTACActgacgaaagctctttccacactcggaacatgtatacggtttctcccctgtatgagttctttgatgtgtgGTAAGCTGGccattccgactgaagctctttccacactcggaacatgtatacggtttctcccctgtatgagttcgttgatgcgaTGTAAGGCTGTGACTATGACTGAAGggctttccacactcggaacacgtatacggtttctcccctgtatgagttcttcggTGTCTCCTATGGGAACTACTggcactgaagctctttccacacactgtacatgtatacgctttctcccctgtgtgcactctttgatGTGAAGTAAGAGTTGAGCGACTAcccaatctctttccacacactgtacattcatgctttttctcctctctgcGAATTTGATTTTCAGCACCCTGGGATGTACCAGAGTTACCCTCCGCCTTCTGCTTTCGTCTCCCCTCTTGCATGCTGCCTCCATCTTGAaccctcagcttcctttgctcctcctcctctttggctctTTGTGGTGACACTTCTGATTGTTCTCCTTCTGCCAGAATCCCTTCAACATCTCCTGAAGGAGTAAAAAGGCAAACTGATGAAATGCTAAAGGAGATTCTTCACCCCAAtcattcagtctggacactgagatccaggtcccagggccttctggtggttccctcactgagagaagtgaagttacagggaacaaggcagagggccttatgggtagtggtgcccaccctgtggaacgccctctcatcagatgtcaaataaacaactatacaacttttagaagacatcagaaggcagccatatatagggaagtttttaatgtctaatgttttattgtgcttttatatttgttggaagccagctagagtggctggggcaacccagtcagatccgtggggtacaaataatgaaagtattaatattagtattattatttattgagtttatataccgccctatacccggaggtctcagtgtggttcacagaAATGATCACACCATATATaaccagaataaaaacaacatcccaacaacacccccccaaaagagccacatttgaaAAAGGCTATAGGATGTCAAACATATCAAGCAAAAACCTGGTTAATAAGGAACAACTTTGCATGGCACCAAAGGTGTATACCCCTTcacggatcactgccttgtcatggcgaaggggcttgaataactaagagaagctatgacctatgccgtgcagggccacccgaGACAGACAGGtcagccaagagtttagactaaatgtgatccacctggagaaggaactggcaacccactccaatattttgccatgaaagctccatggacataaaaaaatgaaaagctgtaAGAAGTGAGCGTTTCCAAGGCATCCTCTGGTTCATGCGGTCATGggcagtcagacacgactaagacgagtaaacaacaacaaaggtggataaggaaggcgccaggcgaacttccctggggagagcattccaaagaagGGGAGCCATTGCCTAGGTTTAATGCTTTTCCACGGCCAACATCCCTCCATGTCTCCATCTCCATttcctggaactcaccagatctttctgagggtcctgggagagaacagccagaggttgtggggagggatgcaggaggcagcctgaccaggtcaaccgtccaccttcctccttccatccccGCTACgtttgcaggatcagcctcttccatccttcctgagaagctcagaagctgcaggttcctgggagggaggaagaagcaaagggagcctcagagtCCCGGCAGGCATTTTCCTGCTCAATACGATTTGCTGGTGAATAATAACCCAGCCAAGCTGTGGAGCTCCAACTTGCAGTTTCTTTGGTAAAAGAGGAGCACCTTCCTCCTGGGCCCCAACAGCTGAGGAAAGTGGATTTATGTCTGAAACAGGATCTTCTCCCAACCACCATTAAAAACACCCCTTTCCTCAGAGCATCTCCTTAGCAGGCAGAAAGCCCCACATTCCGTCCCCAGACAGGACTGAGACTCAGCTCCTGAAAACCCCTTGCTCAGGGGGAGCAGGGCTATTTGGGGGCAGCTCACTGGGCTTGGAGCCCCCAgatctgctgcagcagttcatttTACAGCTAATGGTTCTCCTTTTCCCATCCTTAaagtcttccttccttcatcTCCCCCAACACCTTGGTTCCTTCCTAGGGCTGGTCTGCTATACAGAGAGACTGCGCCCTCCTTGGGTGCCTTCCTCCTGAACCCCAAAGGCATcttaagaaggaaaaaaagagtcCATGCCTCGTAGTGTTGAAATGAGTTTACAGCTGATCCTGCCGTCTCTACCCAACATTGACCCCTCTTTCTGCAAAACATCaacgcctccctcctcctcttcccagagctctcctgcctcctttcctttgtggggtttcctgccccaccctaaaactccctctcccccccccccgccttgccttcttgccttgctctcctcctggggcgcccctgcaccccttaaagccttttgcactCATCGCAGCTCTTTGGGGGCTGAATTGGGGGTGTAGCCCCATGCATTTTCCCTCCCATCGCTGCCTCTTTGCAAAACCGCCTTCTTCAAGAGGCCTTCTCTCCTGCAAAGCCCCCctacccccaaaaaaccaacctTGCAAAAAGCACAGTCTTCCGAGCTGCAAAATTTTCTCCTCTCAGCTTTTCAAATACAGGAGGATGTAACAAACTGAGGAAGAAGTGACACTTTCCGCCTCCCCCTGGAAGTCCTCTGTCACAATATAATCGCTGCCTTTAACCATGGAACGGCcagtgtctctcccaccccccacccgaacTGTATGGTGCTGGGGACATTGCGGATTCTGCCTATGGGACCCCACAAAGCGCCCCCTCATAGCGAGCTTGATAATGAGCCCTTACCAGTGTTTGGTTGCATTAATTTGGACCTTTCATCCACTTGCGTCCAGTCTCCCAGcttggagtataccagggggccAGTCGGGGTCCACAAAGTGGAAGAGGGCACTCAGGAATATTAATATGATTATTAGTAGCATTGCTAGTAGTATTATCATTGTTAGCCTGTCTGTATAAGGCCTCAGCCACACTTGGACTTTGAAGGTGGACTTGGAAgttgcttgtttctcctttttgtttaaaacctcttctgcccagaactgctcttgcagaaactgctgtttaattgaaacacaaataatttaaaatgtgtgtgttgggggtggtggtgttattgggttgtttttgtttgtgtttcgaTTATGCCCTTCCATTGGGATAATATGTCTTGCCCCCATACAAAGGGTAAAAGACctatgtatgtattattttagCGGAATTACACACAGAATGCattatgggaaatgtaaatattcggggaaataacctttgcaaaagcgtgtgcattaggagaaatcagCACCAAAATGCTGGCCAATTTTCAAgagctccatttaaaaataataagaggtGAAAATCTGAATAAAGTGACGACTAGAAAAAGGAGACACAGAAAAAAGCTTACATTGAAACGGTTTCCctaatagggtttttttttttaatccctcccGCAGGACCCCCACTCTCCGCTCCCCAAGTTATCATATATGATGATATTATGACGCACCTCCAGCGCCTCCGCGAGGAAGGACAGCCGTTGCCAGGAGCAGCATCTCCCTCGGGAAAGCGGGACAGGAAGCGGAAGCTCCTATTCTCCCGAcagtctttccccccccctccactctaGGAATCTCCGCTCTGTCGCTGCTGCTCTTAACCGTTTCGGGGCCGAGCGGCAGGAGCCTCTGGGCTGCTCCGGGCAGAGAGCGAGGGGAGGCGGTCGCCGCGCCTccggaaagctctgctggatcaaaaaagttttatttttatatttttattttataaaaacattttatttccaattttcaaaagTGTTTTTTCAGAGTCCTCAAAGCATTGCCATTCCTTCCTTAATTTCTGCTTTGAGTGGTGTCTTATGGCTTCCGTTAGTTTGTCCAAGTCTATAAATTCACACAATCCAGTCTTCTTTTGTGGGGATAatgtcccctttccaatttttagcaAGTAATAATCTGGCTGCAGCTATGACATATAAGAATAACCTTTTGTTATCCTGTGGTGTGTCCTTTCCTATAATGCACATTATGTATgcctctggattttttttaaataggagaATCTTTTTTAGCTCTTTATGGATACACCCCccaaaatttattaattttctcacAGTGCCACCATACATGTATCATTGTTTCCTCTGAAttattgcatttccaacattgctTGGATTTGAGTTTATGTATCTTGGCTAGTTTGGAAGGTGTCTTATACCAcctgtataacattttcattaagTTTTCCTTGAGAGTAAAGCAGGCAGTAAATCTGATATCTAACCTCCAGAGTCTCTGCCACTGTTCCATCTCTTTTGTGGAATGGATGTGCTGGGCCCATTTAACAATTACATCCTTTACTTCCTCGTCTTTTAGATCCCATTCCAATAACAGGTCACAAGTTTTAGATAATAATTTTTTGTCATTTCGTACTAATACTTTTTGTAATTTGGattcctctttcccaaagccaatTTTCTTTTATCTGAATTAAAAACGTTGCTCGATTGGTGATATTGAAGCCAATCGGTGAGGGAGTGACTTATCTCTCCGAATGTTTTCAATTTCAGAGATCCTTGGTCATCTTTTAATAGTTGACTATAGGTTGCCCAATTTCCCTCCATATTTACTTGTTTGACTGCAGAAGCCTATACTGGGGACAGCCACCATGGCGTTTGGGGTTCTAATAACGGTTGGTATTTTGTCCACAGTTTATAAAGAGCATTTCTGACTATATGATTAGTGAACACTGGTTTTCTAACTTTGCAGTCACGTTTTACCATGAAGCAAGAATCTTGCCACAAGGGCAAACCAAATGCTGCAGCCCCAATTGCCAGGCATTTCTTTGTACTTAGATAGCATCTTTGATCCAACCCAGGAGTTGGTAAACAACTTGGTTCTGGGGTTAGGATGCTAAATCCTACCTCCCTGCTATCttctgtttcatgacttcctgttCCTGGCCATCTATCCTGTCCCTTTGATGTGTGGGAATGCAAGAAACTTTCTTGGGTTCTTTTATGGGTCTTTGTTAACATGATCTCAACCATGTGGAGACTTCTGGAGGTGTGCTGGTTTAATCTGACTGGATGGTTTGAACTCTGTGACGTGTTTTCCTTTGGTTAATAAAACACCCTGGTGGGAGTTCAGGGGGGAGCATTCTTCTCTCCTTCTGACTCTTGCCAAGAGGCTTCCTGGTTCAAGCGCTGGCTCTGTGTCTTTCTTTCTCAAATTCCTTTCTCACTTGCACTCATGCAAACAAATGTGAAACCCCACAGAACACTCTGTGGACTTTGACCTTATTGTAGccaaggtatgcatgccatctaTACCTGTTGTTGCAACTCTCCAAATCAAGTATACCTGTTTTCTCTAACAAGATCCAATCCTTAATCCAACATAGGCACGAGGCTTCGAAATATGTTCCTAAATCGGGGAGTGCGaaacctcccctttcttttttgtccATCAGTAATTTGTATTTTATGCGGGGTTTCTTACCCTGCCATATGAACCTTTTCAGATCTCTCCGGCAATCGTCAAAGTATTCTGGAAAGCAATTTTAacaacaaaatgctttgcaaacaagtcacagtgagctaccattggttctaccacctccttcgggccagcctgtaaaaggcccaGTACAACTCGGaaaaggatgcaatggaggcagctgccttcactgccactaggtagactCAATAGTGAGCCCTTACCAGTGTCTGGTTGCATAATTCGGATCTTTCATCCACTTGTGTTCAAGCCATCTCCTAGCTACTTTCCTCCCCCTAAggctaagctctggagtataccaggggggCAAAGGGGTTCCTTAAACTGGGAGAGGGCACTCAGGGGTGATCGTGCCAATAGCCTGTGACAACCCCCCAAAGCTGTTTGGAATCCCACTGGATTCATCAGCTTCTGAGGGCAGACCTTCCTTACAGGTCCCCCGGTTCTGTGGAGGGAAAAAGGTGCTGACaccctaaatctcaacaggaagtgatctgagcaTGATGagggactgatgtcaatgtcCCCAACCTTCAAATCACCCTCTTCTTGCCCAATCAAGAAAACAAGGTCTAGAGTCCGGCCTGCCATGTGTGTTTGGCTGGTGAAATGTTGGGACAGCCATAAACTGGCAATCCACTCCAATATTTTGCCATGAAAGCtccatttcttcttatttttccctcctaattctataattagttcataaatgttacatcaaacctgctaatgttttgacctttTCACAGTGTTGCTTACAAGAGTCTATAAAGTTTTCCCATTctggacagtaagagctgtttgacagtggaatttgctgccaaggagtgtggtggagtctccttctttggaggtctttaagcagaggcttgacagccatctgtcaggaatgctttgatggtgtttcctgcttggcagggggttggactggatggcccttgtggtctcttccaactctatgattctatgattctatgattgatttcTTTCTCATCTTGGTGTCTGATCTTCACAGTAGTTTAGCCATTTCCGCATAGTCATCTtagttatccattcttctttcattgggacCTTGACTTCTTTCCCCAtgtgggctagtagcattctggGCGCTGTAGTCGCATAAACAGTCTCTTTTGCTTCCTTGGCAATTcaaaagacctttcattgcctacagacagccacccaatctcaaacaacaCAATAATACAGCAAgtggacttaacatggacactggttaCCATagtctgcaataaacccagatgccaactttgctgccacatacacctagacaacaccattactggccccaacaacatcaaacataccatcatAGGAGAACAAtttaatctcccaggacattctatacaagatctcaaagtaactgtcttattataaaataatttcagaaatggactggaaagaagtggctgaattgcaactaatcaccaaacttagaaccatggagagacctggtgtgaatagagacattggattcttatctcattatacacgataaagctatttttagccatctcacccccttgctttttcctgtaagaccaattgcagtcgttaacagtctcaacaggtttaccacacctatcagcctatcacccattcccaccacccttctgagtaatacccctccccaccctctctctctctatatatataagggtctgctgacttctgtttcagtttatctgaagaagtgtgcatgtacatgaaagctcataccaataacaaacttagttggtgctactggaaggatttttaaaaatttgttataacattaaacatttttttaagttcattgtatatcgttttacttttttacatgtccaccacgtaTGGTGTTAAAAATTTatttccagcataaattagaggtatctttatacattttagcaagctttCCTGGAGTCAAATACTAtcggtacatcatcttcatataattttcttttaatgaactacatgccgtgaattttaaaatctctttcacagctttccccataattcaAGTGGTATATTGGCTTTGTGGTAGTGAGAATGCCTGAATCTCTGGCACCGAGTATCTGAGCTGAGGGCGTCCCCATCCAGGAGGGTCTTCATAGCCCTTTCCAATATCTCCCAAGTGGGGCAGTTGGGGGATTTGGACAGCAGCTTCCAATATGCCTGAAGGGTTGTCCAACCCCCCTCCCATGCACAGcctctttttccattctttccagGTTCTGCTTTAAGGCAAAGGCTGGCCAAGGGAGCGTGGACCTCAAGGGGGCTgagccagaggtgggggggggggacctcaggtCCTGCTCCAAACAGCTCTGGGTTGGAGCAGGATCTGGCCccagcctccctgcctgcttccttccatgcatccaatctctgcagcctctcttctgcAAAAGGACCAAGCACAAGGCAAGAGGGAGGAGGGGCACTTGCTCTGGAGGACCAAGCTGCTCCTCcagtttcctgcctctctaggattcCTGCAATTCATATTTAACCCTTTGAAGACcaggcagctggggtggaaagaAATCTCTCCCTTCTGGGGACTCTGATCTCTACCTTCACAATGTTGGGACTTCTTAGGCAGCAGTGAGaggcagtgtagtgtagtggttagagtgctgctcTATGgtcttgggagaccagggatcaAATTCCCCACCAGGTGGCCATGGGGCCACtcaatgcctctcagcctagcctgcctcacagggttgttgtaggggattaaaggaggagaggaaggaccaTTTATTAATATGCTAcctccagctccttggaggaaaaggcaggatattgaattgaagaattgtaaaattggaatGGATTCCgatgctcatctagtccaaccccccatatatttgtgggggttgttttcatttttattatgtattttttggttttatatcttgatttattcTGAGAGCCCTGCATATAGGATGGTTTATAAATTcatacaacaacagcaacaacaacaacaatagggcaTTGGGacgattttattttgttttttttaagattgcatgtt is from Lacerta agilis isolate rLacAgi1 chromosome 2, rLacAgi1.pri, whole genome shotgun sequence and encodes:
- the LOC117042507 gene encoding gastrula zinc finger protein XlCGF57.1-like, translating into MLLLATAVLPRGGAGGDVEGILAEGEQSEVSPQRAKEEEEQRKLRVQDGGSMQEGRRKQKAEGNSGTSQGAENQIRREEKKHECTVCGKRLGSRSTLTSHQRVHTGEKAYTCTVCGKSFSASSSHRRHRRTHTGEKPYTCSECGKPFSHSHSLTSHQRTHTGEKPYTCSECGKSFSRNGQLTTHQRTHTGEKPYTCSECGKSFRQCSNFKSHQRIHTGEKPYTCSECGKSFAQSGGLTLHQRTHTGEKRYKCFECQKSFCSSSTLILHLRTHTGERPYTCSECGRGFSHSGTLTNHLRTHTGEKPYTCSECGRSFRKNCGLTSHKRSHTGEKPYTCPECGKSFSYSYNLTTHQQIHTGEKPHTCSECGKSFTQVSGLTKHQQTHRGEKRYTCLECGKSFSHSWQLTVHQRLHTGEKPYKCLECGKSFTQNGTFTLHQRTHTGEKPYTCSECGRSFSDSSSLTRHQRIHTRRKF